The genomic DNA TCGAAGATCCGAGTCCGTTGGTATTGCTCGCGTTTGAGTTGGATCAAACGATCGAGTACCGCCGGATCGGTCGACGCATACTCCAACCGCAGCGGGCCTTCGTCTCGGATCAGCTTCTTCGTCTTCCGACGCTGCTTAAAGATCGTTTTCCGATTCTGTTCCAACCACAGATCGTAGCGGAGATCCGACGCCGTCAGGTCGCACAAAAAAGCTTTGGTCCACCCAAACGCATGCTCCCCAGCGTCGTCGTTGGACGAAAAGAGAGCGTGGTATTCGTAACCGGTGGCATCCAATTGCTGCAGCAACCAGTGCCAATCGATTGTCGTATCGTGAGCGCAGATCAGGCCGTGAGCATCGTTGATCGTCCGCCCGATCGGAAACAGCGATCGCCCGCTGCGATGGAACGGCAAAAACGCGATTGGTTCGCCCGATCGTTCGACGATCGCGATCTGCCCGTCGTCGCGCACCTCGTCGACCGCCAGGGTGAACTCGGGCGAAAAGAAGGGACTGTAGAGTGCGGGATTGTCGGCTCGCAGGGCTTTCCAAGCGGCGACCAGCCCGTCGTCCAGTTCGCGAACGGGGATCGTCCGGCACGTCGATGGACGCTGCGAACCGCAACCGCCAGCACCCGACGCCGCTCCACCGCGATCGCCCCGTCGCGTCTCTGGCACCTCGGTTGGTTGGTTTGCAGAATCGGCCAGCGGCATAGGTTGAATCAACGGCAGGGTTGAGACCGGGAAAACATGCTCGTACGTACAGCCCAACTAGGTTAATTGAGAATCGGCAGTCTTCAAGTCCGCAGCTGCCAGCAAATCACCAGATTTCAGCGAACACACGACCGCTAAACTGAGGGGCCTGCGGTGCCGCGAGCGGTCCGAGACTCAAAAAGAAAGGGGCCGGATTCCCTTGGAAACCCCGCCCCTTTTTGCAGTTTAACTAGCGAATCGCCAGAGCTTAATTGCTGACCAAGCGGACAACCGGTGCGTTGATCGACTTGGCGATCTGGCCTACGTAGTCGGCGTCGACTGGGCTGAGCCGTCGCATTGGGACGGTGCAGGTGCGACCATTGGTCTTCATCAGCTTGACGAAATCGGTTCCGATCACGATCAAACGTCCCTTGGTTTCGAAGGTGCTGGTGTTGTCCTTCCAAACTCGCATGGAAAGATCGCCAAACGGATCGTCCGCCGCTTCCTTCTCCTCCTCTGCTGGCTTCGGTTCGCCAAACAGATCGTCGAAGTCTTCAGCCGGTTTTGCTTCGTCTGCAGGAGCCGCGTCGGCCGCGGGAGGTGTTCCGAACAAGTCGTCAGCTGCTGCGGGTTCGGCCGCGGGCGGCGTTCCAAACAAGTCGTCGGTAGCCGCTGGTTCGGCTGCAGGAGGCGTACCGAACAGATCGTCGGTAGCCGCTGGAGCGTCGGCAGGTGCGTCCGTGGCTGGAGCGCTAAACAGATCGTCGGCAGCCGCAGGAGCTGGTTCGGCTGGAGCGTCGAACAGATCGTCAGCGGGAGCGTCGGTCGCCGGTTCGGCGGGAGCCGCACCGAAAGGATCGTCAGCTGCAGGAGCAGGTTCAGCGGGACCACCAAACGGATCGTCGGCTGCTGGAGCTGGAGCGTCGAACAGGTCGTCCGCGGGAGCATCCGTCATCGGTTCAGCCGGAGCCGCACCAAAGGGATCGTCTGCAGGCGCGGGAGCTGGTTCAACAGGAGCACCAAACGGATCGTCGGCTGCTGGCTTCGGATCAGCTGCAGGAGCTGGAGCGTCGAACAGGTCGTCCGCGGGAGCATCCGTCATCGGTTCGGCGGGAGCCGCACCAAAGGGGTCGTCTGCTGGAGCGGGAGCTGGTTCAACTGGAGCACCAAACGGATCGTCGGCTGCTGGCTTCGGATCGGCTGCGGGAGCTGGAGCGTCGAACAGGTCGTCCGCAGGAGCATCCGTCATCGGTTCGGCGGGAGCCGCACCAAAGGGATCGTCTGCTGGCGCGGGAGCTGGTTCAACTGGAGCACCAAACGGATCGTCGGCTGCTGGCTTCGGATCGGCTGCGGGAGCCGGTTCGGCTGGAGCCGCACCAAAGGGATCGTCAGCAGGAGCGGGCGCTGGTTCAGCGGGAGCACCAAACGGATCGTCCGCTGCTGGCTTCGGATCGGCCGTGGGAGCTGGCTCGGCTGGAGCCGCACCAAAGGGATCGTCGGCAGGAGCCGGAGCTGGTTCTACTGGAGCGTCAAACGGATCATCCGCCGCAGGCTTCGGATCCGCAGGAGCTTCTTTCATCGGTTCGGCAGGAGCCGCACCGAAGGGATCATCTTCTGCAGGAGCTGGCTCGGCTGGTGTTGGTTCAGCTGGAGCTGGTGTCGGCTCGGCAGGAGTTGGTGTTGGCTCGGCAGGAGCGGGCTCAGCGGGAGTTGGTTCGGCTGGTGCTGGCTCAGCAGGTGCTGCTTCGGCCGGAGTCGGCTCTGCAGGTGCTGGTTCAGCAGGAGTCGGCTCCGCGGGAGCTGGCTCGGGTTCCTGTTCCTTAAAAGGATTCGGAGTTTCCGTCGGCATCGGCTCGGGATTGACGGGTTCCGGTGCAGGCATCGGTTCCGCTGGCATCGGTTCCAATGCAGTCGCGGGTTGGATCGACTGCTCTTCCTTCTCCTCAGCCGCCTCTGCTTCGACAACCGCTTCGGGAGCGGGAGGTGCGTCTTCGGCCTCGACTGCCGCAGGAGGAATGATCAGAACTTCTTGTTCTTCCGTCGCGGCGTGGCTGCCGTAAGATCCGGTCTTGCAGATCGGGCAGTTGTCAGCGGGGTAGGTCGGAAGTTCCGACGAACCAGCGGGTGCGGCGACGCTACCACCGCACGATGGCGACGAAACGATCGCTGGAGCACAGCTGACCGATCGCGATACGACCGGTGCCGGCTGGCAGCTCGGGGCGCAGTAGACGGGAGCACACGAGGCGGGGCACGGGCAGCAGCAATTGGCTGCCTTGGGTGCAAAGCAACCGGCAATCGCATACGGTGGCACGGCCATGATAACGGTCAGCGTCGTGACGATCATCACGCTCAACTGACGGCGAATTCGTCGGTTCATTATCTACAGTCTCCAGGGAAAGCGACTCTAACTTGTGGTGTTTGCGACGGTCGACCAGATGCCAGTCGGGGAGGTTGGGTCGGCTGCCGTGCCGCGCGCGGTGGCGGTGGGTTTGTGACCTTATGCTAGTTGTCGATTCGGGCAGCAGCAAGCAATCGGGGCCGATGGGAAGCAGAAAATCCGGTTGATTCCGATCATTGCA from Rosistilla oblonga includes the following:
- a CDS encoding GNAT family N-acetyltransferase; the encoded protein is MIQPMPLADSANQPTEVPETRRGDRGGAASGAGGCGSQRPSTCRTIPVRELDDGLVAAWKALRADNPALYSPFFSPEFTLAVDEVRDDGQIAIVERSGEPIAFLPFHRSGRSLFPIGRTINDAHGLICAHDTTIDWHWLLQQLDATGYEYHALFSSNDDAGEHAFGWTKAFLCDLTASDLRYDLWLEQNRKTIFKQRRKTKKLIRDEGPLRLEYASTDPAVLDRLIQLKREQYQRTRIFDIFSVDWIRNLLHLMLTRDGALQGRLSALYAGDKLVAMHMGMQEGKLLHYWFPVYDQAFGYASPGTALFLEIVRQAEANRIDKIDFGYGELPYKWTLNNVIDSVPHGAICVSHAAWHARRLRGGVMQTLKALPGKEWSKRVLRKVHPQFGRGRYH
- a CDS encoding nucleoporin, whose amino-acid sequence is MNRRIRRQLSVMIVTTLTVIMAVPPYAIAGCFAPKAANCCCPCPASCAPVYCAPSCQPAPVVSRSVSCAPAIVSSPSCGGSVAAPAGSSELPTYPADNCPICKTGSYGSHAATEEQEVLIIPPAAVEAEDAPPAPEAVVEAEAAEEKEEQSIQPATALEPMPAEPMPAPEPVNPEPMPTETPNPFKEQEPEPAPAEPTPAEPAPAEPTPAEAAPAEPAPAEPTPAEPAPAEPTPTPAEPTPAPAEPTPAEPAPAEDDPFGAAPAEPMKEAPADPKPAADDPFDAPVEPAPAPADDPFGAAPAEPAPTADPKPAADDPFGAPAEPAPAPADDPFGAAPAEPAPAADPKPAADDPFGAPVEPAPAPADDPFGAAPAEPMTDAPADDLFDAPAPAADPKPAADDPFGAPVEPAPAPADDPFGAAPAEPMTDAPADDLFDAPAPAADPKPAADDPFGAPVEPAPAPADDPFGAAPAEPMTDAPADDLFDAPAPAADDPFGGPAEPAPAADDPFGAAPAEPATDAPADDLFDAPAEPAPAAADDLFSAPATDAPADAPAATDDLFGTPPAAEPAATDDLFGTPPAAEPAAADDLFGTPPAADAAPADEAKPAEDFDDLFGEPKPAEEEKEAADDPFGDLSMRVWKDNTSTFETKGRLIVIGTDFVKLMKTNGRTCTVPMRRLSPVDADYVGQIAKSINAPVVRLVSN